The nucleotide window ATTTGCTACTTGCAAAAATTTGGAATGATCAGTAATAGCCATAAAATCATATTCATACTCTACACATTTTTCGATCATCTCATCAATTGATTGGGCCCCGTCACTCCAGGTAGTGTGCATGTGTAGGTCACCACGGATGTCACTCAACTCAATCAAAGATGGTGATTTTTTAACCCCAACTTCTTCTCCTGTTTCACGAACTTCAGGTGGGAGATAAGGAACTTCTAGAAATTCGAAAAATTCCTTCTCTGAATTAAAAGTATGCAGTTCTTCTGTTTCAAGATTTTCGATTCCATATTCACTGATTTTATAACCTTTTTGTTTTGCCAATCCTCTCATTTCAACATTATGATCTTTTGACCCCGTGAAATGATGCAAAGTAGTTATAAAATGTTCAGGCTCTATCAATCTGAAATCCACCGATATATTCCAGTCTCCAGAAACTACAACTGTCACCTTCGTTTCCCCGTGAGATACGACCTCTTTTACATTCGATAATTTCGTCAATTGTTCAGATACTTGTTCAGGTTCTTTAGTAGCAATGATAAAATCTATGTCTTTTGCTGTTTCTTTTAACCTTCTGAGACTACCAGCCACTGAATATCGATCAATACCTTCTAGTTGGTCTAATTCTCGTTCAATCTCTTCAGCCACAGGTAGTACATCTGCAATCGGTAAACGTTCGGGCCGAGTTCCTGCATCGTCCAATGCCTTCAATATTTTCTCTACGGATTTTTTTCCAAAGCCGCCTAGCTCCTCAACTTCACCATTTTCACATGCTTTGCGTAAAGTGGCTTCATCGATAACACCTAGTTCTTGGTATAATTTTGCTAGTTTCTTACCACCAAGCCCTTGGATTTTCAATAAAGGAACAAGACCTTCAGGAACCTTCTTTTTAAGTTCATTCAAGGTTTCAGTCTCGCCATTTTCAATAAATTCTAAGATAACAGCATTGGTTCCTTTGCCGATTCCATTCATGGAAGAAAAATCATCTATTTCACCTAGCGAACGATCATCGCGCTCCAGTGCTTGAGCCGCCTTGCGATAGGCAGAAGTTTTGAACGCATTTTCACCATTTAACTCCAGATAAACCGCGATAGTTTCCAAATGTTTGATCACTTGTTTCTTATCCATAAACGATGACCACCTTTTTTATAGACACTTTTAAAACTCAAAGTTGATTTTGAAAGACTCCTCTGCCTCGCTGGTTCTGACGAATCGTTAGAGGTGGCGACTCTTAGCCGGCTATAAACGGCCACGTCCTGTGGCCAATGCCGACACTAGACCATCCAGGTCGTCGGGGGAATTGATTGCACGGTCTGAAAATCACGCGAAACTCGTGGAAAACGAGTTTTGGGAAGTTGAAGCCGTGCCCCAGGTCAGCTAACACCCAATACATCCTGTATCGAACACCGACATTAGACCGTCCGGTTCGTCAGAAAGCGTCCACCTATAAGTGATTCGTTAGAATCAACAACAACTTTAAGAGAGTCTTTTTATAAAAAAACAAAGAAAAGAGGTTGACCCTGATAGGAGTAACCTCTAAGCATTTCTCTCAATCTCTGTAAACCATTTTTCCTTCAATTGTTCTGAAAAAACGGGCGTTTGTTCAATAATAAATGTAGCTAGTGATGACTGACTTACAAAGTCTTGAACGAAACCTGATGGAACCAACGAAAGGACAAATAGAACGACAAAAATGATCAAGTACATCTCTATAAAACCTACTATTGCTCCAAGCAAATTATTGACACTATGTAAGACAGGAAAATGTGCTACAAAGTCTAGCAAATTAGCAATGATTTGCATTAATATTTTCACCGTGAAAAATATTGCAAAGAAGGAGATTCCGTAATAAAAAGCACCTTCAATCACATCTGACTGGAAAAAGCTAGACCAGAAATGACCATCTGATGGTGCAGGGAAAGGGATCCATAATTCTAGTTGATCTCCTAAATCCCTATAGTACAAGAGGGCCACAAGAAATGCTACGATGAAGCCTGCTAAGTGAAATACTTGCAAGATAAACCCACGTTTAAGCCCGATTAAAAATCCTAAAATAAGTAGTATTAATAAAATAATATTCAACATGTTACCTGCGATCCTCTTTCCTATCTTTATAGTTAAACTGTTTTTGATTTGTATTGTTGTTCATTGATTTTTGATTGAATGATTGTTGTTGCTTCAAATGATTATAGTCTTCTTTAAGTTTCATATAATCGTTCATTGTATTAAGAGCTGTTAAAACAGCAAGCTGAGCAGAGTCGATCGACGGTTTTGCATGTCTAATCTCATCCATTTTTTGATCCACCATACTTGCTACCTTTTTGATATGATCGGATGATTCTTCGCCTACAACAGTATATTTACGGTTATGAATTTCAACCGTGATTTTTGACTTTCCATTTTGCGACATTCGAAAGCCTCCTCACACGTATTCTAAACCATATAGTAACACGTTTTGCTAGTATTAGGGAAGTACTGTATCATTTAAGGTAGATTTTTGGCAGAATTAATAGATATGAATATTTTTCAAAAGGAGTTCGACATGGGACAGACCGTCATTAAAGTAGATCAAGATACGATATTCAAAATGAAAAAACATTACCACTCATCCATTTCATCTAAACAACCTCCACACGCAACCTTTGTTGCTAAAAAAAACGGGCTGACAATTACAGCCTATACATCTGGAAAAGTCATGTTCCAAGGGGATCAGCATGAAGAAGAAGCTTCTCTATGGGGAAGTGGAGTGAAGTCTAATAATAAGAAAAAATCATCAGGCGAGCCTGAACTTCCTAAGTTCCTTTCACAAGATCATATTGGCTCTGATGAAGCAGGAACAGGTGATTACTTTGGTCCAATTACGGTAGGAGCTGTTTTTGCAACTGCACAGCAACAAGAATTATTGCGTGAATTAGGCGTGCAAGATTCGAAAAATATGAAAGACGATACGATCAAGAAAATCGTCAAAGATATTTTGAAAACGGACATCGTTTATAGCACGGTTACATTGTCGAATGAAAAATACAATTCACTAAAACAGAAAAATTGGTCGCAAGTACGAATGAAAGCATGGATGCACCATCAAGCAATTAAACACGTGATTGGAAAACTAGATGGGCAAGAGTCAAAAGGCATTCTCGTCGATAAATTTTGTGAACCAGGGATTTTTTATAATAAAATTCGCGCGTCGAACGAGCAACCACTTGAAGGAATGACTTTCTTAACAAAAGGAGAAAGCAAATCCACCTGTGTTGCGGCCGCTTCCATGCTTGCAAGATATCGCTTTGTTCAAGAAATGGATAAACTATCTGGAATGGTTGGTTTCAACTTACAAAAAGGTGCCTCAAACATCGTTGACAAACAGATTAAGCGAATCATCAATTCTAAAGGAGAACCTTTCTTAGATAAAATCGCGAAAGTTCATTTTGCTAATACAGACAAAGCCAAGAAGTTGTAGATGAACAAAATAAATTTAGAAAAAAGCTGAGCATTCGGGCCATAACCCGATCACTCAGCTTTTCTTTTTAACCTCTTAATACAGCGTTATATTCTTTTTCTAAGTGGGACACAATTGCTCCACGTGCTTGCTCGATTTCTTCGTCTTTGAGTGTACGTTCCTGGTGCTGGAACATGAGGTTGAAAGCGATTGATTTCTTCCCTTCTTCCATATGTTCACCTTCATACACGTCAAACACTTGAACTGAACGCAAATGAGGCTGTCCTTTATCCATTATAGCATCCTCTAGTTGCTTAGCAGGTAAATCAGCATCTACTACGAAAGCCAAATCCTGTGCGATTGCAGGATACTTCGTGATTGCTTCATAAAAATCATGATCATTAACCTGTTCTAATACTGCATCAAGATCTACGTCAAACACATAAGTTTCTTGAAGATCATATTCTTTTTGAACAGTTGGATGTAACTGACCAACATAACCTATGTTTCGTTCATCTAGTTTAATCACTGCTGTTCGACCTGGATGCATTCCTTCAAGTTCAGCTTTCTCGAAAGTAACAGACTCTTCTAGTAAGTAGTCGAATAATCCTTCCAAGATTCCTTTCATTACATAGAAGTCCACTGCTTTTTTATCTGCTTGCCAAGCATGATTTTCCCATAGACCGGTCACTACTGAAGATAGTCTAGCTTTTTCTTCAGGTTGTTGTGTATCTTGGAGTGAACGTACGTAAACTGGACCTACTTCATATAAGCCGACATTATATTGATTTCGAGCTACGTTGTATTGAACACTAGCCAGCATTTCAGGTAGTGCACTTAAACGTAAATGACTATGCAAGTCTGTCATCGGCATAGCGAGCCCAACTGGTTGAGGATTCAACTGTTTGATTTCTGGACTTACAAATCGTGTCGAGCGATCCTCTGTAGTCAGC belongs to Halalkalibacillus sediminis and includes:
- the polX gene encoding DNA polymerase/3'-5' exonuclease PolX; translated protein: MDKKQVIKHLETIAVYLELNGENAFKTSAYRKAAQALERDDRSLGEIDDFSSMNGIGKGTNAVILEFIENGETETLNELKKKVPEGLVPLLKIQGLGGKKLAKLYQELGVIDEATLRKACENGEVEELGGFGKKSVEKILKALDDAGTRPERLPIADVLPVAEEIERELDQLEGIDRYSVAGSLRRLKETAKDIDFIIATKEPEQVSEQLTKLSNVKEVVSHGETKVTVVVSGDWNISVDFRLIEPEHFITTLHHFTGSKDHNVEMRGLAKQKGYKISEYGIENLETEELHTFNSEKEFFEFLEVPYLPPEVRETGEEVGVKKSPSLIELSDIRGDLHMHTTWSDGAQSIDEMIEKCVEYEYDFMAITDHSKFLQVANGLNEDRLRKQREAIQKASEKYPSIHVLCGIEMDILPNGELDFSDEFLKEMDFVIASIHSSFNQSEDQIMKRMKRAMECPYVDMIAHPTGRLLGRRKGYPLNTDEFIDLAVETDTIIELNANPNRLDLSWELLHEAQERGAKIAINTDAHNYKMLSDMRIGVQAARKGWLKKENIVNAWSKDELISFLDQKKGE
- the rnhC gene encoding ribonuclease HIII — encoded protein: MAELIDMNIFQKEFDMGQTVIKVDQDTIFKMKKHYHSSISSKQPPHATFVAKKNGLTITAYTSGKVMFQGDQHEEEASLWGSGVKSNNKKKSSGEPELPKFLSQDHIGSDEAGTGDYFGPITVGAVFATAQQQELLRELGVQDSKNMKDDTIKKIVKDILKTDIVYSTVTLSNEKYNSLKQKNWSQVRMKAWMHHQAIKHVIGKLDGQESKGILVDKFCEPGIFYNKIRASNEQPLEGMTFLTKGESKSTCVAAASMLARYRFVQEMDKLSGMVGFNLQKGASNIVDKQIKRIINSKGEPFLDKIAKVHFANTDKAKKL
- a CDS encoding CvpA family protein — its product is MLNIILLILLILGFLIGLKRGFILQVFHLAGFIVAFLVALLYYRDLGDQLELWIPFPAPSDGHFWSSFFQSDVIEGAFYYGISFFAIFFTVKILMQIIANLLDFVAHFPVLHSVNNLLGAIVGFIEMYLIIFVVLFVLSLVPSGFVQDFVSQSSLATFIIEQTPVFSEQLKEKWFTEIERNA
- the zapA gene encoding cell division protein ZapA; the encoded protein is MSQNGKSKITVEIHNRKYTVVGEESSDHIKKVASMVDQKMDEIRHAKPSIDSAQLAVLTALNTMNDYMKLKEDYNHLKQQQSFNQKSMNNNTNQKQFNYKDRKEDRR